In one Thioclava sp. ES.031 genomic region, the following are encoded:
- the mntR gene encoding manganese-binding transcriptional regulator MntR, which translates to MTDTDPSQIKGFNRARERAARALLEDYVEMIADLTAEFGEARITEIAARLGVAHPTATKAVARLKREGLAVSRPYRGVFLTETGEALAAQVRERHRTVVALLRAVGVPEEVAEIDAEGIEHHVSSRTLEAFEAFLASKAGK; encoded by the coding sequence ATGACTGACACCGATCCCTCCCAGATCAAGGGGTTCAACCGGGCCCGAGAGCGTGCGGCGCGCGCGCTCCTGGAAGACTATGTCGAGATGATCGCCGATCTGACGGCGGAATTCGGCGAGGCGCGGATCACCGAGATCGCCGCGCGACTCGGGGTGGCCCATCCGACCGCGACGAAAGCCGTGGCGCGGCTCAAACGCGAGGGGCTGGCCGTGTCGCGGCCCTATCGCGGGGTGTTCCTGACGGAGACGGGGGAGGCGCTGGCCGCCCAGGTGCGCGAACGTCACCGGACCGTTGTGGCCCTGTTGCGCGCCGTGGGCGTGCCGGAAGAGGTTGCGGAGATCGACGCCGAAGGGATCGAGCACCATGTCTCGTCCCGCACG